From the Hevea brasiliensis isolate MT/VB/25A 57/8 chromosome 15, ASM3005281v1, whole genome shotgun sequence genome, one window contains:
- the LOC110636221 gene encoding alkaline ceramidase, whose amino-acid sequence MAEGISSFWGPVTSADWCEKNYVYSSYIAEFFNTISNIPSILLALIGLINALRQRFEKRFSVLNMSNMILAIGSMLYHSTLQHMQQQGDETPMVWEMLLYFYILYSPDWHYRSTMPTFLFLYGAAFAVVHALVRFGIGFKVHYAILCLLCIPRMYKYYIYTKDESAKRLAKLYVGTIFLGSLCWLFDRVLCGKISQWYFNPQGHALWHVFMGFNSYFANTFLMFCRAEQLGWDPKVVRFMGFFPYVKVQKPKTQ is encoded by the exons ATGGCAGAAGGAATATCAAGCTTTTGGGGTCCAGTAACATCTGCTGATTGGTGTGAGAAAAATTATGTCTATTCTTCTTATATTGCAGAGTTTTTCAATACTATATCAAATATCCCAAGCATTCTTTTGGCGCTCATTGGTCTCATAAATGCCCTGAGACAACGATTTGAAAAGAGGTTTAGTGTACTTAACATGTCTAATATGATACTTGCTATTGGAAGCATGCTGTACCACAGCACGTTACAACATAT GCAACAACAAGGTGATGAAACACCAATGGTATGGGAAATGCTTTTGTATTTCTACATCCTTTATTCGCCAGATTGGCACTACCGGAGTACAATGCCCACCTTTTTGTTCCTTTACGGAGCTGCATTTGCAGTTGTTCATGCATTGGTTCGTTTTGGAATTGGCTTTAAGGTGCACTATGCAATACTCTGTCTTCTGTGCATACCGCGGATGTACAAATACTACATTTACACGAAGGATGAGTCTGCAAAGAGGCTTGCAAAATTATATGTGGGTACCATATTCTTGGGAAGTCTTTGTTGGCTCTTTGATCGCGTTCTCTGTGGCAAAATTTCTCAGTGGTATTTCAACCCCCAGGGGCATGCTTTATGGCATgtcttcatgggtttcaattcaTATTTTGCAAACACATTCCTGATGTTTTGTCGTGCTGAACAGTTAGGATGGGATCCAAAAGTTGTCCGCTTCATGGGTTTTTTCCCCTATGTTAAGGTTCAAAAACCGAAGACCCAGTGA
- the LOC110636217 gene encoding uncharacterized protein LOC110636217 isoform X2 → MEKNQRCAHILPCSLNRKRLLFRVLRIEQNFPCQEVERHNKPKVELKTSPVLLLNPILICRNEAEKCLIETSINSLRISLKIFVNESRSISSVKAKANKGLATAIDLPYGSTGERSNCN, encoded by the exons ATGGAAAAAAACCAGAGATGTGCGCATATCCTGCCCTGTTCACTGAACCGAAAACGGCTTCTGTTCAGGGTTCTGCGAATTGAACAG AATTTCCCCTGTCAAGAAGTTGAAAGGCATAATAAGCCAAAGGTTGAACTCAA GACGAGCCCAGTACTTCTCCTCAATCCT ATTTTGATTTGTCGAAATGAGGCTGAAAAATGCTTAATAGAAACTTCCATCAATTCACTCCGTATAAGCCTTAAG ATTTTTGTCAATGAGAGCAGAAGCATTTCAAGTGTTAAGGCGAAAGCCAATAAAG GATTGGCAACAGCTATAGATTTGCCTTATGGGTCCACTGGAGAGAGAAGCAACTGTAATTAG
- the LOC110636217 gene encoding actin-related protein 2/3 complex subunit 4 isoform X4: MEKNQRCAHILPCSLNRKRLLFRVLRIEQNFPCQEVERHNKPKVELKTSPVLLLNPILICRNEAEKCLIETSINSLRISLKDWQQL; this comes from the exons ATGGAAAAAAACCAGAGATGTGCGCATATCCTGCCCTGTTCACTGAACCGAAAACGGCTTCTGTTCAGGGTTCTGCGAATTGAACAG AATTTCCCCTGTCAAGAAGTTGAAAGGCATAATAAGCCAAAGGTTGAACTCAA GACGAGCCCAGTACTTCTCCTCAATCCT ATTTTGATTTGTCGAAATGAGGCTGAAAAATGCTTAATAGAAACTTCCATCAATTCACTCCGTATAAGCCTTAAG GATTGGCAACAGCTATAG
- the LOC110636217 gene encoding actin-related protein 2/3 complex subunit 4 isoform X1: protein MEKNQRCAHILPCSLNRKRLLFRVLRIEQNFPCQEVERHNKPKVELKTSPVLLLNPILICRNEAEKCLIETSINSLRISLKQVDELENILTKKFLRFLSMRAEAFQVLRRKPIKDWQQL from the exons ATGGAAAAAAACCAGAGATGTGCGCATATCCTGCCCTGTTCACTGAACCGAAAACGGCTTCTGTTCAGGGTTCTGCGAATTGAACAG AATTTCCCCTGTCAAGAAGTTGAAAGGCATAATAAGCCAAAGGTTGAACTCAA GACGAGCCCAGTACTTCTCCTCAATCCT ATTTTGATTTGTCGAAATGAGGCTGAAAAATGCTTAATAGAAACTTCCATCAATTCACTCCGTATAAGCCTTAAG CAAGTAGATGAGCTGGAAAATATACTTACTAAAAAATTTCTTAGATTTTTGTCAATGAGAGCAGAAGCATTTCAAGTGTTAAGGCGAAAGCCAATAAAG GATTGGCAACAGCTATAG
- the LOC110636217 gene encoding actin-related protein 2/3 complex subunit 4 isoform X3, whose product MANSLRLYFTCVRNTLEAALCLQNFPCQEVERHNKPKVELKTSPVLLLNPILICRNEAEKCLIETSINSLRISLKQVDELENILTKKFLRFLSMRAEAFQVLRRKPIKDWQQL is encoded by the exons ATG GCAAATTCATTGAGGTTGTATTTTACATGCGTAAGGAACACTCTCGAGGCAGCTTTGTGCCTGCAG AATTTCCCCTGTCAAGAAGTTGAAAGGCATAATAAGCCAAAGGTTGAACTCAA GACGAGCCCAGTACTTCTCCTCAATCCT ATTTTGATTTGTCGAAATGAGGCTGAAAAATGCTTAATAGAAACTTCCATCAATTCACTCCGTATAAGCCTTAAG CAAGTAGATGAGCTGGAAAATATACTTACTAAAAAATTTCTTAGATTTTTGTCAATGAGAGCAGAAGCATTTCAAGTGTTAAGGCGAAAGCCAATAAAG GATTGGCAACAGCTATAG
- the LOC110636213 gene encoding pentatricopeptide repeat-containing protein At5g62370 — MIRQRPASCYSYFRTTKRAMVICTVPLQPPPIPKNLNNHNSLCLSLADDLLRRGRLSLAQQVIQRIIAHSPTVSDAISAVDFAAGRGMELGVGIYGAFVRRLIELGQSKLAYAVYCDNVIAKGIDLDSGIINSMVICLVKLGKLEDAGIFFYNLIGSGSVPCQAACNALFREFCMQEMFLEAFDCLVSISKAKIRLGMRCYNVLIDGLCYKGQVGEAMKVFDIMRERTGFLPTLHNYKSLFYGLCKRGWVVEAESVCGEMEEHGFFLDKVMYTSLMNVYLKDKKIKKAMMVFLRMLKMGCDPDTFTYTALIQGIFKMGHFDKGWMLYNQMNESRMLPDAVTYHILISNYCKAGKVICATMLLNNMACCNLVPSVHSYTALMAALYKDNRFTEVDEVYKSMLNCGVIPDHVLFLILMKNSLRGNELQLSLLMLQDILKHGCGLDPSLLSGSTNVNPMINLEQEIEFLLEKIIRSNLNLANVAFGIYITALCERGKIDAALLCLRKMIDVGCSPLPFTFNSLFKCIRQDGHLEPFEPLIDIMQEWGIVPDLATYLIMVNEYCKWKDLTSAFHVLDQMEERGLKPSVAIYDSIISCLSKEKRMFEAETLFQRMHEAGVDLDATVYTTMINGYFKNGQALEAHQLFEKMIKNDVQPSSHTYTALISGLVKSNMTGKGCRYLDRMLGDGFVPNAVLHTSLIYHFLRKGEFEFAFRLVDLMDSSQIELDVIFYIALVSGLCRNIVGVKKRCKINRTSETKKAREMLLQLLHQRKFVPRETILRFPADSSEHIKCFALELMHRIKRTKFMPNLYLYNSIIFGFCWADRIEDAYNDFELMQKEGICPNEVTFTILIGAYGRAGQINRAIELFNLMNADGYRPDKVTYNTLLRGLCKAGRELNALSLVSAMHKRGFLLNKASYENLLRCFCACYLSIPGFKIFEDMLAHNYVPRRYTANWLLCILCKEKKLNEAHKLLDTMHKRGKFPDALTGRILKQASYLDTAPEMAP; from the coding sequence ATGATAAGGCAGAGGCCTGCTTCTTGTTACTCCTACTTCAGAACCACAAAGAGAGCGATGGTAATATGTACTGTCCCTCTACAACCGCCACCAATTCCCAAAAATCTAAACAACCATAATTCTCTCTGCCTCTCCTTAGCCGATGACCTCCTTCGACGCGGCCGCTTATCTTTGGCCCAGCAAGTTATCCAGAGAATCATTGCCCATTCTCCCACCGTCTCTGATGCTATCTCCGCTGTTGATTTCGCTGCTGGCCGTGGGATGGAGCTTGGTGTCGGTATTTATGGTGCCTTCGTTAGGAGATTGATAGAATTGGGTCAGTCCAAGCTGGCCTACGCTGTCTACTGTGATAATGTAATTGCTAAAGGTATTGACCTGGACTCTGGTATTATTAATTCCATGGTTATTTGCTTGGTTAAGTTGGGGAAATTAGAGGATGcaggtatttttttttataacctTATTGGAAGTGGTAGTGTGCCCTGTCAAGCTGCTTGTAATGCTCTTTTTAGAGAGTTTTGTATGCAAGAGATGTTTTTGGAGGCGTTTGATTGTTTGGTTAGCATTAGCAAGGCTAAGATAAGGTTGGGCATGCGGTGTTACAATGTTTTGATTGATGGATTGTGTTATAAAGGGCAGGTAGGTGAAGCGATGAAAGTTTTCGATATAATGCGTGAAAGAACTGGATTCTTGCCAACTCTTCATAATTATAAGTCACTATTCTATGGGCTTTGTAAGAGAGGATGGGTTGTGGAGGCAGAGTCTGTTTGTGGAGAGATGGAAGAACATGGTTTCTTTTTGGATAAGGTTATGTATACTTCCCTAATGAATGTTTATCTTAAGGATAAGAAGATCAAAAAGGCAATGATGGTTTTTTTGAGGATGCTAAAGATGGGTTGTGATCCGGATACTTTTACTTATACTGCTTTGATTCAAGGAATTTTCAAGATGGGTCATTTTGATAAAGGGTGGATGTTATACAATCAAATGAATGAATCCAGGATGCTACCTGATGCAGTCACTTACCATATTCTGATCAGTAATTATTGCAAGGCCGGGAAAGTGATTTGTGCTACAATGCTTTTGAATAACATGGCTTGCTGCAATTTGGTTCCCAGTGTGCACAGTTATACAGCTTTAATGGCTGCACTTTACAAGGATAATAGGTTTACTGAAGTTGATGAAGTGTACAAAAGTATGCTGAACTGTGGGGTCATTCCAGACCATGTGTTGTTTCTTATTCTCATGAAGAATAGCCTGAGGGGGAATGAGCTTCAACTCTCCCTGTTGATGTTGCAGGATATTCTTAAGCATGGGTGTGGTTTGGACCCATCTTTGCTCTCAGGTTCTACTAATGTAAATCCAATGATAAATTTGGAACAAGAAATTGAGTTCCTTCTTGAGAAAATTATAAGAAGCAACTTGAATCTAGCTAATGTGGCCTTCGGTATCTATATAACTGCCTTGTGTGAGAGAGGAAAGATAGATGCTGCTTTGTTGTGCTTGAGGAAAATGATAGATGTTGGGTGCAGTCCCTTGCCTTTTACTTTCAACTCCTTGTTCAAATGCATTCGCCAGGATGGGCATTTGGAGCCTTTTGAACCTCTTATTGACATTATGCAAGAGTGGGGCATAGTTCCTGACTTGGCAACTTATTTGATAATGGTAAATGAATATTGTAAATGGAAGGATCTTACATCAGCATTCCATGTTTTGGATCAAATGGAGGAGAGGGGACTGAAACCTAGTGTTGCTATTTACGACTCCATTATAAGTTGTCTAAGCAAGGAAAAAAGAATGTTTGAAGCGGAAACTTTGTTTCAGAGGATGCATGAAGCTGGTGTGGATCTTGATGCCACTGTGTACACAACTATGATCAATGGCTACTTCAAGAATGGACAAGCTTTGGAAGCCCACCAATTGTttgaaaaaatgataaaaaatgacGTTCAGCCAAGTTCACATACTTACACTGCACTGATAAGTGGTTTAGTGAAGAGTAACATGACTGGTAAGGGTTGCAGGTATCTTGACAGGATGTTGGGAGATGGTTTTGTGCCAAATGCCGTCTTGCACACCTCACTTATCTATCACTTCCTGAGGAAGGGGGAGTTTGAGTTTGCCTTCCGGCTTGTTGATTTGATGGACAGCAGCCAGATTGAACTTGACGTTATCTTTTACATTGCCCTGGTCAGTGGCCTTTGCAGAAATATTGTTGGTGTCAAGAAGAGGTGCAAGATAAACAGAACATCTGAGACCAAGAAGGCAAGAGAAATGCTGCTCCAGTTGCTACATCAGAGAAAATTTGTGCCTAGGGAAACCATTTTAAGATTTCCTGCTGATTCTTCTGAACATATAAAATGCTTTGCATTGGAGCTCATGCATAGAATAAAAAGGACCAAGTTTATGCCTAATTTATACCTCTATAATAGTATAATTTTTGGATTTTGTTGGGCAGATAGGATTGAGGATGCATACAATGACTTTGAATTGATGCAGAAGGAGGGTATATGTCCAAATGAAGTGACTTTTACTATACTTATTGGGGCATACGGTAGAGCTGGTCAAATTAATCGTGCTATAGAGTTGTTTAATTTGATGAACGCAGATGGTTATAGACCTGATAAAGTCACATACAACACTTTATTGAGAGGCCTTTGCAAGGCTGGTAGAGAGTTAAATGCTTTGTCTCTCGTATCTGCAATGCACAAAAGGGGGTTCCTCCTAAACAAGGCTTCTTATGAAAATTTACTCCGCTGTTTCTGTGCTTGTTACTTGAGCATTCCTGGCTTCAAAATATTTGAAGATATGCTTGCTCATAATTATGTTCCTCGTCGGTATACTGCTAACTGGTTGCTTTGCATCCTATGTAAAGAAAAGAAGCTGAATGAAGCCCATAAGTTGTTGGATACGATGCATAAGAGAGGTAAGTTTCCTGATGCATTGACAGGGAGGATCCTGAAGCAAGCATCTTATCTAGATACTGCCCCAGAAATGGCGCCATAA
- the LOC110636216 gene encoding uncharacterized protein LOC110636216, producing the protein MAKNKVPEWLNSSLWSATTATTSSSADDDRIQHYSKKHYATATESLDGPPVTFSPPAAIMEEPPRPSKPEIKIKDKDLRNGVSSDIDNNNCNSINNDEDNGTSYVRPSAAEDISRQAQLLTELSRKVVNMRELRRIASYGIPDGAGIRSAVWKLLLGYLPADRSLWSSELGKKRSQYKHFKEELLMNPSEITRRLEKSPVCENDEAKSESSGMLSRSQITHGEHPLSLGKTSIWNQFFQDTEIIEQIDRDVKRTHPDMHFFSGDTSFAKSNQEALKNILIVFAKLNPGIRYVQGMNEILAPLFYVFRNDPDEEMAACAEADTFFCFVELLSGFRDHFCQQLDNSVVGIRSTITTLSQLLKEHDEELWRHLEVTTKVNPQFYAFRWITLLLTQEFNFADSLHIWDTLLSDPEGPQETLLRICCAMLILIRRRLLAGDFTSNLKLLQNYPPTNISHLLYVANKLRAQPSG; encoded by the exons ATGGCGAAGAATAAGGTACCTGAATGGCTCAACAGCTCTCTCTGGTCCGCCACTACCGCCACTACTTCATCCTCCGCCGATGACGATCGCATCCAACACTATTCCAAAAAGCACTACGCCACCGCAACAGAATCTCTTGATGGGCCACCGGTCACGTTCTCACCGCCGGCCGCAATAATGGAGGAGCCTCCTCGTCCTTCAAAGCCTGAAATCAAAATTAAGGATAAAGATTTGCGAAACGGTGTTAGTAGTGATATTGATAATAATAATTGTAATAGCATTAACAATGATGAGGATAATGGGACGTCCTATGTTCGTCCCTCTGCCGCCGAGGATATTTCTAGACAGGCTCAGCTCTTGACCGAA TTGTCGAGGAAGGTGGTAAATATGAGGGAATTGAGGAGAATTGCGTCTTATGGGATTCCTGATGGTGCTGGCATTCGTTCCGCGGTCTGGAag CTCTTACTGGGGTATCTACCAGCTGATCGCTCACTTTGGTCAAGTGAATTGGGTAAGAAGAGGTCTCAGTATAAGCATTTTAAAGAGGAGCTTTTAATGAATCCT TCGGAAATCACAAGGAGGTTGGAGAAATCCCCTGTTTGTGAAAATGATGAGGCCAAAAGTGAAAGCAGTGGTATGTTATCAAGATCGCAAATAACTCATGGAGAGCATCCTTTGAGCCTTGGGAAGACCAGCATCTGGAATCAGTTCTTCCAG GACACAGAGATCATAGAGCAAATTGACCGAGATGTGAAACGCACTCATCCAGACATGCACTTCTTTTCTGGGGACACATCTTTTGCAAAATCTAATCAG GAGGCTTTGAAAAACATACTAATTGTATTTGCTAAATTAAATCCGGGAATAAGATATGTCCAAGGGATGAATGAAATTCTGGCACCTCTTTTTTACGTATTCAGAAATGACCCTGATGAGGAAATGGcg GCTTGTGCTGAAGCAGACACGTTCTTTTGTTTTGTTGAATTATTGAGTGGATTTCGGGATCATTTCTGTCAGCAACTTGATAACAGTGTTGTTGGGATTCGTTCAACAATTACAACGTTGTCACAGCTTTTGAAGGAACACGATGAAGAACTTTGGCGCCATCTTGAGGTCACAACCAAG GTCAACCCCCAATTTTATGCATTTAGGTGGATTACTCTCCTCTTGACTCAGGAGTTCAATTTTGCAGATAGTCTTCATATTTGGGACACACTTCTGAGTGACCCTGAAGGTCCACAG GAAACTTTACTTCGAATATGTTGTGCGATGCTGATTCTCATTCGGAGGCGCCTACTAGCGGGGGATTTCACTTCTAATCTCAAGCTACTCCAGAACTATCCACCTACAAATATCAGCCATTTGCTTTATGTTGCAAACAAGTTGCGTGCTCAACCATCGggctaa
- the LOC110636176 gene encoding pentatricopeptide repeat-containing protein At1g04840, with product MKSLYALFKPTASPAKTTVATSSSRKPTSVPNAPSQDPSEKHFISLIHSSKTTLQLHQIHAQILLHDLSSSSLITTQLISSSSLRKSVGYSLAVFNHYHPKNSFLFNALIRGLTSNSLFENAISHFILMLRLDVRPDQLTFPFILKSVACLCLEGLGRALHGMILKRGFEFDSFVRIAMVDLYVKVEELGFALKLFDESPQRFNTDKTLLWNVLINGYCKVGDMSKAAELFQAMPQRNTASWNSLINGFLRSGDLEKARELFDRMPGKNVISWSTMVNGFSQNGDHEKALSLFFKMLEESVKPNDFTIVSALSACAKIGALEAGLRIHRYLKDNGFRLNRVIGTAMVDLYAKCGNIESANEVFRETKEKDILTWSVMIWGWAIHGHSEEAIKYFKQMMYAGIRPDEVVFLAILTACTHAGKVNLGLNFFNSMKLDYSIEPTMKHYALIVDLLGRAGWLNQALRFIESMPITPDFVIWGALFCACRAHKNIKLAELASQKLLELEPKHPGSYVFLSNVYAAVGRWEDVERVRILMQNKGIEKDPGWSFIEVEGQVHSFVAGDYFHRDAKDIYLKLEEIVAGAREQGYMPGTEWVLHNIEEEEKEDALGSHSEKLALAFGLLRTSPGMTIRIVKNLRVCGDCHSLMKYASKMSQREIVLRDIKRFHHFKGGICSCGDYW from the exons ATGAAATCTCTTTATGCCCTGTTTAAACCAACTGCTTCTCCCGCTAAAACAACTGTCGCGACTTCTTCCTCGAGAAAGCCAACCTCCGTGCCCAATGCACCCTCTCAAGATCCATCGGAAAAGCACTTCATATCTCTTATTCACTCTTCGAAAACCACACTCCAACTCCACCAAATCCACGCACAAATCCTCCTCCACGACCTCTCTTCCAGCAGCCTCATCACTACCCAGTTGATCTCTTCGTCATCTTTACGCAAATCCGTTGGCTACTCTCTCGCGGTCTTTAACCATTACCATCCCAAGAATTCGTTTCTTTTCAATGCATTGATTCGTGGCCTCACGAGTAATTCCCTTTTTGAGAATGCCATCTCCCATTTTATTCTCATGTTGAGGTTGGATGTTAGACCAGACCAGCTCACCTTCCCATTTATACTTAAATCTGTTGCTTGTTTGTGTTTAGAAGGGCTTGGTAGAGCTCTTCATGGGATGATTTTGAAGCGTGGTTTCGAGTTTGATTCATTCGTTAGAATAGCTATGGTCGATCTGTATGTAAAAGTTGAGGAATTGGGATTTGCTTTGAAGCTGTTTGATGAAAGTCCTCAGAGGTTTAATACTGATAAGACATTGTTGTGGAATGTTTTGATTAATGGGTATTGTAAGGTTGGAGATATGAGCAAGGCTGCGGAGCTCTTTCAGGCCATGCCACAGAGGAATACTGCGTCTTGGAATAGTTTGATTAATGGGTTTTTGAGAAGTGGGGATTTGGAGAAAGCGAGGGAGCTGTTTGATCGAATGCCAGGGAAGAATGTGATTTCTTGGAGTACAATGGTTAATGGGTTTTCACAGAATGGAGACCATGAGAAGGCATTGTCCTTGTTTTTTAAGATGTTGGAAGAGAGTGTGAAGCCAAATGATTTCACCATTGTTTCAGCTCTCTCTGCTTGTGCAAAGATTGGTGCCCTTGAAGCTGGACTAAGAATACACAGATATCTGAAAGATAATGGTTTCCGTTTGAATAGAGTAATTGGAACTGCTATGGTGGATTTGTATGCAAAATGTGGGAATATTGAGTCTGCAAATGAGGTGTTCAGGGAGACAAAAGAGAAGGACATTCTTACATGGAGTGTTATGATATGGGGTTGGGCAATCCATGGACATTCTGAGGAAGCAATTAAGTATTTCAAACAAATGATGTATGCAG GTATACGACCAGATGAGGTTGTCTTTCTTGCCATACTAACTGCATGCACACATGCTGGCAAAGTAAATCTTGGACTTAATTTCTTCAACAGCATGAAGCTCGACTACTCTATTGAACCCACCATGAAGCATTATGCATTAATTGTTGATCTCTTAGGCAGGGCAGGTTGGCTAAATCAAGCTCTGAGGTTCATTGAAAGCATGCCAATAACTCCCGATTTTGTGATATGGGGAGCACTTTTTTGCGCTTGCAGAGCTCACAAAAATATCAAATTGGCAGAGTTAGCCTCACAGAAGCTCCTGGAGCTTGAACCTAAGCATCCTGGGAGCTATGTCTTCCTATCAAATGTTTATGCTGCAGTAGGCCGATGGGAAGATGTAGAGAGAGTGAGAATTCTGATGCAGAATAAAGGCATAGAGAAAGATCCAGGATGGAGTTTTATAGAGGTGGAGGGTCAAGTGCATAGTTTTGTAGCTGGTGATTACTTTCATCGGGATGCAAAAGATATATACTTGAAATTAGAAGAAATAGTGGCAGGTGCAAGGGAACAAGGATACATGCCTGGAACTGAGTGGGTACTTCATAAtattgaagaagaagagaaggaagaTGCATTGGGAAGTCATAGTGAGAAGTTGGCACTTGCTTTTGGCCTTCTTCGTACTTCTCCTGGTATGACTATAAGAATTGTGAAAAATCTCAGAGTTTGTGGGGATTGTcattctctaatgaaatatgctagtaagATGAGTCAAAGGGAGATTGTATTGAGAGATATAAAGCGATTCCATCATTTCAAGGGTGGAATTTGTTCATGTGGAGATTACTGGTGA